Part of the Paracoccus sp. MC1862 genome, GCTATGGCGGCAATGACACGATCCTCGGCGGCGATCTCGAGGATTTCCTGCAGGGCGGCATGGGCAATGACAGCATTGTCGGCCAGGACGGCGAGGACACCGTATGGGGAGGCGCGGGCAATGATTCGATCCGTGGGGGGGGTGGCAACGATCTCGTGCTTGCCGGGGACGGGGACGACAGCGTGGCCGGAGAGGACGGCGACGACCTGATCGGCGGTGAAACCGGCAACGACCGGATTCAGGGCGGCGCCGGGAACGACCGGCTGAACGGCGGCGCGGGCAACGATCACCTGTCCGGCGGCGCGGGCAACGACCGCATCTTCGGCATGGCCGGCAATGACACCCTGCTGGGGGATGCGGGCGACGACCTGATGCTGGACGTGAGCGGCGACAACCTGCTGGTCGACCTGCTGGGCAACAACATGATGTTCGCCGGCGGGGGCAACGACCGGATGCAGGCCGGGCCGGGGAACGACACCCTGCGGCCCGGCGCCGGCAATGATTCCGTGACCGCAGGGGCTGGGCGCGACAACGTCAATGCCGGTCCGGGGGACGATACCGTTCTGGGCGAGGATGGCGACGACCTGCTGCTGGGCGCGGCAGGGCGCGACGTGATCCATGGCGGCAACGGCAACGACACGATCTTCGGGGGCGACCATGACGACCGGCTGTTCGGGGACGACGGCAATGATTTCCTGATCGGCGAAGGCGGCAACGACAGCATGACCGGCGGTCGGGGCAACGACACCCTGCGCGGGAATGTCGGCCACGACAGCATGCATGGCGGTGATGGCGCCGACCGCCTGATCGGAGGGATGGGCAACGACAGCCTTTACGGCGAGGCGGGCAATGACCTGATGCTGGGCGAAGCCGGCGCCGATCTCATGATGGGGGGCGAGGGGAACGACACCATCGACGGCAGTTGGGACGACGACCAGCTTTTCGGCGACGGCGGCGACGATCTGCTGCTGGGCGGGCACGGCGCCGACCGGCTGGCGGGGGGGCAGGGCAGCGACACGCTGAAGGGCGGCGCCGGCAACGATGTCCTGACCGGCGGGAATGGCGCGGATGTCCTGCAGGGAGACGACGGGCTTGACCTCATGACCGGAGGGGCGGGTGCCGACGTGTTCATCTTCGATCCCGTGGATTCGCCGCCGGGGACCGAGGACGTGATCGCTGATTTCTCGCCGGGCGTGGACCGCATCGACCTTTCGGCCCTCAGGGTCGCGCCGGTCGGCGGCGCGCCCTTCAGCCGCGGCGACAAGGAACTGCGCTGGTTCATCCATGCCGACACCGTCCGCATCGAGGCCGATACAGACAGTGACGGCAGCGCCGATTTCGCGCTTGTCCTGCAGGGGGCGCTTGCCATCGGCGATACGGACTTCATCCTGTAGGCGCTCTGGACCTCGGACACGGCTTTGCCTAGCCTCGCCCGCACCCACGAGGACAGCGCATGAGACTGCAGAGCATGGATCGAGACTTCGTCACCACCGCCCGCACCCTGTCCGAGGCGCTGCCCTACATGCAGCGCTACGCGGGCGCCGTAGTCGTCGTGAAGTTCGGCGGCAACGCAATGGGCGACGACGCCGCCATGGCCGAGTTCGCCAAGGACATCGTGCTGATGAAGCAGGTGGGCATCCACCCGGTCGTCGTTCACGGCGGCGGGCCGATGATCAACGACCTGCTGAACCGGCTGGGCATCGAAAGCCGCTTTGTCCGCGGCAAGCGCGTCACCACCGTCGAGGCCGTGCAGGTGGTGGAAATGGTGCTGTCGGGCCTCGTCAACAAGCGCATCGTGCAGGCCATCAACGACGCGGGCGGGCGGGCCATAGGGATTTCCGGCAAGGACGACGACCTGATGGTCTGCGAGGCTGACGACCCCGAACTGGGCTTCGTCGGGCGCCCCATCGAGATGAACGTGCAGATCATCCGCGACCTTTACCTTGCCGGGCTGATCCCGGTGATCGCGCCGGTGGCGACCGGCATGGCCGACAACGAGACCTTCAACGTAAACGGCGACACCGCCGCAGGCGCCATCGCCGGCGCGCTCAAGGCCGACCGTCTGCTGCTGCTGACCGACGTGGCGGGGGTCAAGGACGGCTCGGGGCAGGTCCTGACCCAGATCCACCCCGACCAGGTGCGGGCGATGATCGCTGACGGCACCATCGCCGGCGGCATGATCCCCAAGACCGAAACGGCGCTTGCGGCGCTGGACGAGGGCGTGCGCGCCGTCGTGATCCTGGACGGGCGGGTGCCCCATGCGGCGCTGCTGGAACTGTTCACCGAGCAGGGCGCGGGCAGCCTGATCCGGTCCAGCGAGCCCCGGGTCAAGCCTCATGGGCTGCGGCAGGGCGGCAGCGGCCTGTGACCTCGCATCGCCCATGGGCCGGAGAGCGGCTTGCGGCTTGCGGGCGCGGGTGGCACTCTGATTCGTGATCGGACCCGAGGGAAAGGATCAGGATGACACCGCTGGGACATTGCCGCCTGATTCTGACACGCCATGCCAAGTCCGACTGGGACGACCCGACGCTGCCCGACCACGACCGCCCGCTGAACGCGCGCGGCCTCCGCTCGGCCCGCGCGCTGGGCGACTGGCTGGCAAGCCGCGGCTACGAGCCCGAGGAAGTGCTGTGCTCCTCGTCCCGGCGAACGCGCGAGACCTGGGACTGCGTGGCCCAGGCCGTGTTCGAGACCCGGCCCGACCTGCGGATCGAGCCGGCCCTCTACCACGCCGCCCCCGAGTTGATGCTGCGGGTTCTGAAGACCGCGACGGCGCCTACGGTGATGATGATCGGCCACAACCCCGGCATCGCCGCCTTTGCCGCGATGCTGCCCGCCCGTCCGCCGTTGGACCCGCAGTTCCGCCGCTATCCGACGGCAGCCACGCTGGTGGTCGATTTCCAGTCCGACAACTGGGCCGAAATCGAGCCGGGGCAGGGCAGCGTCCGCGATTTCGTCCGGCTCGACGGGCGGGACTGAGCGTCCGGGGCGCTGGCGGAGGGCGTTCCGCTTCGCTTGGGCTTGTGCTGCAGCGGGAAAACCTGCGCGACAGGAAGATGGCGGACCTGTCAGCGGCGCCTGCAAGTGGCAAGGCCGTTCGCCTCAGGCCCCATGCTGCGCCTGAGGCGCGGCTGCCGTATCTGACGCAGGATTCTTTC contains:
- the argB gene encoding acetylglutamate kinase, translated to MDRDFVTTARTLSEALPYMQRYAGAVVVVKFGGNAMGDDAAMAEFAKDIVLMKQVGIHPVVVHGGGPMINDLLNRLGIESRFVRGKRVTTVEAVQVVEMVLSGLVNKRIVQAINDAGGRAIGISGKDDDLMVCEADDPELGFVGRPIEMNVQIIRDLYLAGLIPVIAPVATGMADNETFNVNGDTAAGAIAGALKADRLLLLTDVAGVKDGSGQVLTQIHPDQVRAMIADGTIAGGMIPKTETALAALDEGVRAVVILDGRVPHAALLELFTEQGAGSLIRSSEPRVKPHGLRQGGSGL
- a CDS encoding histidine phosphatase family protein, which translates into the protein MTPLGHCRLILTRHAKSDWDDPTLPDHDRPLNARGLRSARALGDWLASRGYEPEEVLCSSSRRTRETWDCVAQAVFETRPDLRIEPALYHAAPELMLRVLKTATAPTVMMIGHNPGIAAFAAMLPARPPLDPQFRRYPTAATLVVDFQSDNWAEIEPGQGSVRDFVRLDGRD